The proteins below come from a single Metarhizium brunneum chromosome 1, complete sequence genomic window:
- the gliT gene encoding Thioredoxin reductase gliT — translation MSPKLYDVLIIGGGPAGLSMAIALARQAYSALVLDSGEYRNARATHMHNVPGFDHVNPVDFRTKVCEDLRKRYEHIEFKAATIKEVRKLDSGIFEAIDDQGDKYTGKKLGLGTGVRDVPPADIEGYDACWARGVFHCLFCHGFEERGAESVGVLASGMLTAAEMIAHATLMAKRLAKSTTVYTNGNPSLLEQVRSMLHSSKITYEDRKVARLELENGSGPSVIVHFTDGTSKREGFITNHPLVEQQSPFAAQLGLECAPTGDIVVTAPFNETSVKGCFAAGDAATMMKSAVQAIQMGMFAGVGLVSQLHHDLDEKDEL, via the exons ATGAGCCCCAAGTTGTACGACGTTCTCATTattggcggcggcccagCCGGCCTATCCATGGCCATAGCTTTGGCGAGACAGGCCTACTCTGCGTTGGTTCTAGATTCTGGAGAGTACCGCAACGCAAGGGCAACACACATGCACAACGTGCCTGGATTTGATCATGTGAATCCCGTCGATTTCAGGACAAAAGTCTGCGAGGACCTGAGGAAGAGATATGAGCATATCGAGTTCAAGGCGGCCACGATCAAGGAGGTGCGCAAGTTGGATAGCGGCATCTTCGAGGCAATTGACGACCAGGGAGACAAGTATACCGGAAAGAAACTCGGCCTGGGTACCGGAGTGAGGGATGTGCCTCCCGCAGATATCGAGGGCTATGATGCCTGCTGGGCACGCGGCGT GTTTCACTGCTTGTTTTGCCACGGGTTCGAGGAACGTGGTGCCGAATCAGTCGGGGTTTTGGCATCGGGCATGCTGACGGCCGCGGAGATGATTGCGCACGCAACACTCATGGCTAAGCGCCTCGCCAAAAGCACCACGGTCTACACCAACGGGAATCCTTCTCTACTGGAACAAGTCAGATCGATGCTGCACAGCAGCAAGATCACGTACGAGGACAGAAAAGTCGCAAGACTGGAACTGGAGAATGGTTCGGGACCGAGTGTAATTGTTCATTTTACAGACGGCACCAGCAAGAGGGAGGGCTTTATTACGAACCATCCCCTGGTTGAACAGCAGTCGCCGTTTGCGGCGCAGCTGGGGTTGGAATGCGCGCCGACAGGGGATATTGTGGTTACGGCTCCGTTTAATGAGACGAGTGTGAAGGGATGCTTCGCCGCGGGGGATGCGGCCACCATGATGAAGAGCGCTGTGCAGGCTATTCAGATGGGTATGTTTGCGGGTGTTGGGTTGGTGTCTCAGTTGCATCATGATTTGGACGAGAAGGATGAGCTCTGA